The proteins below come from a single Piscinibacter gummiphilus genomic window:
- a CDS encoding secondary thiamine-phosphate synthase enzyme YjbQ, whose translation MLRQHQTTLHVDTRGRGLAEITRPVSEWVAQSGLREGLLTLFVRHTSASLVIQENADPDVRGDLDRFFARLVPDGDPLFRHQDEGPDDMPAHVRAALTAVQLSIPLTHGRLALGTWQGIYLWEHRTRPHRREVVAHLLGEPGPA comes from the coding sequence ATGCTTCGCCAGCACCAGACCACCCTGCACGTCGACACCCGCGGCCGCGGCCTCGCCGAGATCACACGCCCGGTGAGCGAGTGGGTCGCACAGAGCGGCCTGCGCGAAGGCCTGCTGACGCTCTTCGTGCGCCACACCTCGGCCAGCCTCGTGATCCAGGAGAACGCCGACCCCGATGTTCGCGGTGACCTCGACCGCTTCTTCGCGCGCCTCGTGCCCGATGGCGACCCACTCTTTCGCCACCAGGACGAAGGCCCCGACGACATGCCCGCGCATGTGCGGGCGGCGCTCACCGCGGTGCAGTTGTCGATTCCGCTCACCCATGGACGGCTGGCCCTCGGCACCTGGCAAGGCATCTACCTGTGGGAGCACCGCACCCGCCCCCATCGCCGCGAGGTGGTGGCGCATCTCTTGGGCGAGCCCGGCCCCGCGTGA
- a CDS encoding VOC family protein produces the protein MKTERIHHVAYRCKDAKETVLWYEKMLNFKFQLAIAEDRVPSTKEPDPYMHIFLDAGGGNVLAFFELPTKPPMGRDPNTPEWVQHIAFRVKDRATLLAYKAHLEAQGVSVLGVTDHGAFHSIYFFDPNGHRVELACPDPEEEATIQKLDAVKWDMLEEWSRTKRAPKHADFLHAREFKG, from the coding sequence CTGAAAACCGAACGCATCCACCACGTCGCCTACCGCTGCAAAGATGCGAAGGAGACGGTGCTCTGGTACGAGAAGATGCTCAACTTCAAGTTCCAGCTCGCCATCGCCGAAGACCGCGTGCCCTCGACGAAGGAGCCCGACCCGTACATGCACATCTTTCTGGATGCGGGTGGCGGCAACGTGCTCGCCTTCTTCGAGCTGCCCACCAAGCCGCCGATGGGCCGCGACCCCAACACGCCCGAGTGGGTGCAGCACATCGCCTTCCGGGTGAAAGACCGCGCGACGCTGCTCGCCTACAAGGCCCACCTCGAAGCGCAGGGCGTGAGCGTGCTCGGCGTCACCGACCACGGCGCTTTCCACTCGATCTACTTCTTCGACCCCAACGGGCACCGCGTCGAACTCGCCTGCCCCGACCCCGAAGAAGAAGCGACGATCCAGAAGCTGGACGCGGTGAAGTGGGACATGCTCGAAGAATGGAGCCGCACGAAGCGCGCGCCGAAGCACGCAGACTTCCTGCACGCCCGCGAGTTCAAAGGCTAG
- a CDS encoding Zn-dependent alcohol dehydrogenase, whose protein sequence is MPTTARAVVVREVNGPITVETLQVKDPGPNEVLVKMAACGVCHSDLSAANGTIQMALPLVLGHEGAGIVQAVGSAVTEFKVGDTVLSSFVAMCGRCRYCSTGRPQLCDQPVRAALAAPGAVPRFTSDKGEGFNVFGACGVMAEYATLAVDSVVKIDKDMPLDKACLVSCGVMTGVGAALNTAQVQAGSICVVFGCGGVGLSAIQGCRIAGASMIVAVDTSDLKLQMAKDFGATHTVNAKSVEDVVKAIMKLTGGGADYAIECVGVGAVVAQAVNVLARGGMAVTVGVSAPTDSAPVRTLAMTAMERSLKGSYFGSARPREDFPRLIKMYRTGQLKLDELITKTYSVDEAPQAFADLAEGRNARGVILFD, encoded by the coding sequence ATGCCCACCACCGCACGTGCCGTCGTCGTCCGCGAAGTCAACGGCCCCATCACCGTCGAGACGCTGCAGGTCAAGGACCCGGGCCCCAACGAAGTGCTCGTGAAGATGGCCGCCTGCGGCGTGTGCCACAGCGACCTCTCGGCCGCCAACGGCACCATCCAGATGGCGCTGCCGCTCGTGCTCGGCCACGAGGGTGCCGGCATCGTGCAGGCGGTCGGCTCGGCGGTCACCGAGTTCAAGGTGGGTGACACGGTGCTGAGCAGCTTCGTCGCCATGTGCGGCCGCTGCCGCTACTGCTCGACCGGCCGCCCGCAGCTGTGCGACCAGCCGGTGCGCGCCGCCCTCGCGGCACCCGGCGCGGTGCCGCGCTTCACCTCCGACAAGGGCGAGGGCTTCAACGTATTCGGCGCCTGTGGCGTGATGGCCGAATACGCCACGCTGGCGGTCGACAGCGTGGTGAAGATCGACAAGGACATGCCCCTCGACAAGGCCTGCCTCGTGAGCTGCGGCGTCATGACGGGCGTGGGCGCCGCGCTCAACACCGCGCAGGTGCAGGCCGGCTCGATCTGCGTCGTGTTCGGTTGCGGCGGCGTGGGCCTGTCGGCGATCCAGGGTTGCCGCATCGCGGGCGCCTCGATGATCGTCGCGGTCGACACCTCCGACCTCAAGCTGCAGATGGCGAAGGATTTCGGCGCCACGCACACCGTCAACGCCAAGAGCGTGGAAGACGTGGTCAAGGCGATCATGAAACTGACCGGCGGCGGCGCCGACTACGCGATCGAATGCGTGGGCGTGGGCGCGGTCGTCGCGCAGGCCGTCAACGTGCTCGCCCGCGGCGGCATGGCGGTCACGGTGGGCGTGTCGGCCCCCACCGACAGCGCCCCGGTGCGCACGCTCGCGATGACCGCGATGGAACGCTCGCTCAAGGGCAGCTATTTCGGCTCGGCCCGCCCGCGCGAAGACTTCCCGCGACTCATCAAGATGTACCGCACCGGCCAGTTGAAGCTCGACGAGCTCATTACCAAGACCTACTCGGTCGACGAGGCACCGCAGGCGTTTGCCGACCTGGCCGAAGGCCGCAACGCGCGCGGCGTGATCCTGTTCGACTGA
- the hppD gene encoding 4-hydroxyphenylpyruvate dioxygenase — protein sequence MPDLFDNPMGLMGFEFVEFASPTPNTLEPLFEQMGFSLVARHRSKDVLLYRQGDINFIVNREPKSLAGYFAAEHGPSACAMAFRVKDSHKAYYRAIELGAQPVDVPTGPMELKLPAIKGIGGAPLYLIDRYEDGKSIYDIDFEFLPAYQDPAARHPRGHGFKIIDHLTHNVYRGRMAFWGGFYEKLFNFREIRYFDIKGEYTGLTSRAMTAPDGLIRIPLNEEAGKGSGQIEEFLMKFNGEGIQHIALLTDDLIASVDALQLAGVKLQTAPNDIYYEMLAERLPGHGEPVKELQTRGILLDGSTANGEKRLLLQIFSANLLGPVFFEFIQRKADEGFGEGNFKALFESLERDQIRRGALKVEV from the coding sequence ATGCCCGATCTCTTCGACAACCCCATGGGACTGATGGGGTTCGAGTTCGTCGAATTCGCCTCGCCCACGCCCAACACCCTGGAGCCGCTCTTCGAGCAGATGGGCTTCAGCCTCGTCGCCCGCCACCGCAGCAAGGACGTGCTGCTCTACCGCCAGGGCGACATCAACTTCATCGTCAACCGCGAACCCAAGAGCCTGGCCGGTTACTTCGCCGCCGAGCACGGCCCGAGCGCGTGTGCGATGGCCTTCCGCGTGAAGGACTCGCACAAGGCCTACTACCGCGCGATCGAGCTCGGCGCACAGCCGGTCGACGTGCCCACCGGGCCGATGGAGCTGAAGCTGCCCGCGATCAAGGGCATTGGCGGGGCGCCGCTGTACCTGATCGACCGCTATGAAGACGGCAAGAGCATCTACGACATCGACTTCGAGTTCCTGCCCGCGTATCAGGACCCTGCGGCGCGCCACCCGCGAGGCCACGGCTTCAAAATCATCGACCACCTCACGCACAACGTGTACCGCGGGCGCATGGCCTTCTGGGGCGGCTTCTACGAGAAGCTCTTCAACTTCCGCGAGATCCGCTACTTCGACATCAAGGGCGAATACACCGGCCTCACCAGCCGCGCGATGACGGCGCCCGATGGCCTCATCCGCATTCCGCTCAACGAAGAGGCGGGCAAGGGCTCGGGGCAGATCGAAGAGTTCCTGATGAAGTTCAACGGCGAAGGCATCCAGCACATCGCGCTGCTCACCGACGACCTGATCGCGAGCGTCGACGCGCTGCAGCTCGCAGGCGTGAAGTTGCAGACGGCCCCGAACGACATCTACTACGAGATGCTGGCCGAGCGCCTGCCCGGCCACGGCGAGCCGGTGAAGGAGCTGCAGACTCGCGGCATCCTGCTCGACGGCAGCACGGCGAACGGCGAGAAGCGGCTGCTGCTGCAGATCTTCTCGGCGAATCTGCTGGGGCCGGTGTTCTTCGAGTTCATCCAGCGCAAGGCCGATGAAGGCTTCGGCGAGGGCAACTTCAAGGCGCTGTTCGAATCGCTGGAGCGCGACCAGATCCGCCGTGGCGCGTTGAAAGTGGAGGTGTGA
- a CDS encoding NAD(P)/FAD-dependent oxidoreductase, which yields MSTDTLAAPAPAPASGLSDEQMAELQALRERYRVERDKRLREDGNEQYVEIKGDYARYAVDPYVPPGFTRAPLADQVEILVIGGGFGGLQAGAHLRMAGEESIRFIEAGGDFGGTWYWNRYPGAACDMEASVYLPMLEELRVKPTMRFAMGADILAHAQHIARHFDLYRDALFQTRVTKLEWVEADAVWLVHTDRDDRIRARFVVMSNGPLNRPKLPGIPGIEGYRGHTFHTSRWDYAYTGGGPLGGLDKIGDKRIAIIGTGATAVQCVPHLAEGAKHLYVFQRTPSSVDVRNDRPVPPEWYDEQKPGWQRERIENFTTLVAGGYADRDLVRDGWTEAARNFRQLAMADRSVLSSMEKIMLTMELADAKKMTAVRARVDEVVKDPKVAESLKPWYRQFCKRPCFHDEYLQTFNRDNVTLVDTQGAGVERITENGIVANGQHFEVDAIVFATGFEVGTGYTRRAGYDLIGRSGETLSQKWAHGMRTLHGMLTNGFPNLFIFGPPQSGQTANYTHSLGEQARHATFLISQAHARKVRTMEPTVAEEDAWVQTIIDGQRRNQEFLASCTPGYYNNEGKPEARGVQNSPYGQGPIPYFKMLAQWRESDRFSGLQLTSL from the coding sequence ATGAGCACCGACACCCTCGCCGCGCCGGCACCCGCACCGGCCTCGGGCCTTTCAGACGAACAGATGGCCGAACTCCAGGCCTTGCGCGAGCGTTATCGCGTCGAGCGCGACAAGCGCCTGCGGGAAGACGGCAACGAGCAATACGTCGAGATCAAGGGCGACTACGCGCGCTACGCCGTCGACCCCTACGTGCCGCCGGGCTTCACGCGGGCGCCGCTCGCCGACCAGGTCGAGATCCTCGTCATCGGCGGTGGCTTCGGCGGCCTGCAGGCCGGCGCGCACCTGCGCATGGCCGGTGAGGAGAGCATCCGCTTCATCGAGGCCGGCGGCGACTTCGGCGGCACCTGGTACTGGAACCGCTACCCCGGCGCCGCCTGCGACATGGAGGCCTCGGTCTACCTGCCCATGCTCGAAGAGCTGCGCGTGAAGCCCACGATGCGCTTTGCGATGGGCGCCGACATCCTGGCCCATGCGCAGCACATCGCCCGCCACTTCGACCTGTATCGCGATGCGCTCTTCCAGACCCGCGTGACGAAGCTCGAGTGGGTCGAGGCCGATGCGGTGTGGCTCGTGCACACCGACCGCGACGACCGCATCCGCGCCCGCTTCGTCGTGATGAGCAACGGCCCGCTCAACCGGCCCAAGCTGCCCGGCATTCCCGGCATCGAGGGCTACCGGGGCCACACCTTCCACACCAGCCGCTGGGACTACGCCTACACCGGCGGCGGCCCGCTCGGTGGGCTCGACAAGATCGGCGACAAGCGCATCGCCATCATCGGCACCGGCGCCACCGCGGTGCAGTGCGTGCCGCACCTGGCCGAGGGCGCGAAGCACCTCTACGTCTTCCAGCGCACGCCCTCGTCGGTCGACGTCCGCAACGACCGCCCGGTGCCGCCCGAGTGGTACGACGAGCAGAAGCCCGGCTGGCAGCGCGAGCGCATCGAGAACTTCACCACGCTCGTCGCCGGCGGTTATGCCGACCGCGACCTGGTGCGCGACGGCTGGACCGAAGCCGCGCGCAATTTCCGCCAGCTCGCGATGGCCGACCGCTCGGTGCTGTCGTCGATGGAAAAGATCATGCTGACGATGGAGCTGGCCGACGCGAAGAAGATGACGGCGGTGCGCGCGCGTGTCGACGAGGTGGTGAAAGATCCGAAGGTGGCCGAGTCGCTCAAGCCCTGGTACCGCCAGTTCTGCAAGCGCCCGTGTTTCCACGACGAGTACCTGCAGACCTTCAACCGCGACAACGTGACGCTGGTCGACACGCAGGGCGCGGGTGTCGAGCGCATCACCGAGAACGGCATCGTCGCCAACGGCCAGCACTTCGAGGTGGATGCGATCGTCTTCGCCACCGGCTTCGAGGTCGGCACGGGCTATACCCGCCGCGCGGGCTACGACCTCATCGGCCGCAGCGGCGAGACGCTCTCGCAGAAATGGGCCCACGGCATGCGCACGCTGCACGGCATGCTGACGAACGGCTTCCCGAACCTCTTCATCTTCGGCCCGCCGCAATCGGGCCAGACCGCCAACTACACCCACTCGCTGGGCGAGCAGGCGCGCCACGCCACCTTCCTCATCAGCCAGGCGCATGCGCGCAAGGTGCGCACGATGGAGCCCACCGTGGCCGAGGAAGACGCCTGGGTGCAGACCATCATCGACGGCCAGCGCCGCAACCAGGAGTTCCTCGCCTCGTGCACGCCGGGCTACTACAACAACGAAGGCAAGCCCGAAGCACGCGGGGTGCAGAACTCGCCCTACGGGCAAGGGCCGATTCCCTACTTCAAGATGCTGGCGCAGTGGCGCGAGAGCGATCGCTTCAGCGGGCTACAGCTGACTAGCCTTTGA